The genomic segment TCCGCCAGGGACACCCTCATCCGCGCCTTCATGGGTGCGGCGCTGCTGACCCTGGCCGCCGCATTCGCGGTGACGGTGTCGACCAACACCGGGCAACCGCTGCTCGGGGCACTGTTGTTCCCCGTCGGGTTCGTGATCCTCTACCTGTTCGGGTTCGATCTGCTCACCGGCGTGTTCACGCTCGGCCCGCTCGCGGTGCTCGACCGGCGCCCCGGGGCCAGCGTCGGGGCGATGTTCCGGAACTGGGGCCTGGTGTTCGTCGGCAACTTCGGCGGCGCGTTCATGGTCGCCGTCCTCATGGCGATCTACTTCACGTACGGGTTCTCCGCTGAGCCGAGCGCCGTGGGTCTGGCGATCGGTGAGATCGGACACGGTCGCACCGTCGGCTACGCCGATCACGGTGCTGCCGGCATGCTGACGCTCTTCATCCGCGGCGTGCTGTGCAACTGGATGGTCTCGACGGGTGTCGTGCTCTCGATGATCTCGGACAACGTCGTGGCGAAGATCATCGCGATGTGGATGCCGATCATGCTGTTCTTCTACATGGGCTTCGAGCACTCCATCGTGAACATGTTCCTGTTCCCCTCCGGCCTGCTTCTGGGTGCCGACTTCACGATCATGGATTACCTCATCTGGAACGAGATCCCGACCGTCGTCGGCAACCTCGTCGGCGGCCTGCTCTTCGTCGCCCTTCCGCTCTACGTCACGCACGGCCGTCCGACGGCGCGCCGGGTCCGCGCCGGGAAGCGCGCGGCGACGCCGGGCACGCAGGTGTCCGCGGCTGCCGAAGCTCGGACCGGCTCCTCCGCCACCACCACTGCCGATACGGAGCGCGAGCCGGTCAGCGTCGCCTGATGATGACGTGCGATGCCCCGGTGGGATGCGATCTCACCGGGGCATCGCACGGAAACGATCGGTGATGATCCGCGCGATGCGGGGGTCCGGGGCCAGCGGCGCCGTGACGACATCGGGACCGGCGCTGCGGATGAGCCCGGCGAAGAACCCAGGGGCGAGCAGGTGGCTCGCCGCGATGACCCGCCTCGCTCCCGCCGATCGGGCGGCGGCCACGGCATCGGCGACGCGCGGTGTCGACGCGGAGGCAAAGCCGACGGTCACCGGTGCAGGCACCCGTGTGCGCAGCCGCTCGGCGACGAGGTCCACGTCCTGCGCTGCGGCGGGATTGCTCGATCCGGCCGCGGCGAGGACCACATGGTCGCCATCGCGCCAGCCGTCGGGAAGGGCTGCGGCGAGCCGGTCGACGAGGATGTCCGCGATGAGGGGATGCGTGCCGAGAGGATCGGCCTGACGAGCGCGGGGATGCGCACCGACCGCCTCGGAGATGTCCACACTCGTGTGGTACCCGACCGACAGCAGCACGGGGACGACGACGACATCGTCGACGGCCTCCCGCGCCAGCACCTCGTCGATCTGCGGCTGCTCCACGTCGACGACCGCGGAGACGACGCGCACATCAGGAAGAAGAGTCCGCACGTCGTCGATGACCGAGGAGATCGCGGCGCGTCCCGCCACATCCGATGTCCCGTGCGAACATGCGACGAGCGCCGTCATACGTACTCCTCGACGGCGAGGCGATAGCCGCGTTTCACGACGGTCTGGACCACGTCGGCCTCTCCCAGCGCGTCCCGTACGCGGGCCACGGCCATCTCGACAGCGTGCGCGTTCTGTCCGGCGCGGGGGGCCCTCGCGGCGATCTCCTCCCTGGAGAGGACGCCGCCCGCGGCGTCGAACAGAGCCCCGATCAGGCTCGTCCCCGCCGGTGAGAGCGGGAAGAACTCGCCGTCGATGACGACTCCGCCGCTGCGCATCGACAGTCGACCGAAGCTCGTGCGGAGAGCGGGGGCGGCACCGTCGGCGCCGAAGAATCCGATCACGCATCGTGCCAGGGACCCGAGCCTGCCGCGCTCGGCGAGCGTCGCCCGCAGGTCCGCGTCCCGCAGTGGCGCCGCTGTGATCGGTCCCACCGCGGCCAACAGCAGCCTCGCCGTGCGGGCACGGCGCCGGATCGCGGCGAGCGACGCGCGGCGCTCGGCCGCGCGTATCCACTCGGACGCGGCCGGTGCCGACGTGAAGAGCACGGCATCCACCGCCCCCGTGGCGGCCTCGACGACGGAGCGTTCGACGATCCGGGGATCCGGAGGAGGGCCCCACCGGTAGACGGTGAGGCTCACCAGGTCCGCACCGGCGGCGGTGATGAGGTCGTCCAGGCCGTCCGCGCCCGCACCATGATGCTGGATCGCCACCCGGCGACCGGTCATCGGCATGGAGCGGAGGTACTCCCCCACTTCCGCCGCGGTCTCCGACTCCGCGACCCAGTCGGCCACGAAACCCGCCTGCTGGATCGCGCCGTGCGCCTTGGGCCCGCGGGCGATGAACTGCGTCGCGCGCAACGCACCGGAGAGCGCGTCGGCGAGTCCGTTCTCGTCGGCGGCATCCATCCAGCCGCGGAAGCCGACCCCCGTCGTGACGACCATGGTGTCCGGTGGGTCCGCGATGAGGGCCCTGGTCCGACGCATCAGCTCCCTGTCGTCGACGTTCGGGACGATCGTGAGAGCCGGCGCCCGGTAGACGTGGGCTCCCCGGCGTTCGAGCGCCGTCGCGAGGTCGCCGGCGCGCCGATCGGCGGCCACGACGATCGTGCATCCCACCAGGGCGGATTCGAGGACGCGATGCGCGGTCACGACTCCGCGTTCCCTGCGTGGACGCGACTCGGCAGGAGCAGTTCGGCCGCGGCGACGTCTCCGAACACGATCACCGCGGGGTTGCGCACTCCCACCTCCGCGGCCGCGCTCACGACCTCGCCGAGTGTGCTGCGTGTGGTGCGCTGCATTGGCGTGTGCCCGTTCTCAACGATCGCGACGGGCAGATCGTCTCGGACGCCATGCGCACGTGCCGCTCCGACGACCTTCGGCAGTGCCGCCACGCCCATGAGCATCACGGTGGTCGTCTGCGGGTCGGCGAGCGACTGCAGCGTGACGGTCGACAGATCGCCCTGTCCGTTCACCACATGGACGGCGGATGCCGTTCCGCGGTGGGTCACGGGGATCCCTGCGGCCTGGGGCACGGAGATCGCGCTGGATGCGCCGGGGGTCACCTCAACGGGGACACCGGCCTCACGGCAGGCGATGACCTCTTCCCCTCCGCGACCGTAGACGAACGGGTCGCCGCCCTTCAGGCGGACGACGCGTCTGCCGGCGTCCGCATGCATGACGAGCAGGGCGTTGATCTCCTCCTGCGGGACGGGGTGCGCCCCTGGACGCTTGCCGACGTCGATCACCAGCACATCGGGATCCAGTTCCGCCATCACCGCCTCGGTCGGTCCGAGGCGATCCGCGACCACGACGTCGGCCTCGGCGAGCAACCGGCGCGCGCGGACCGTCATGAGGTCGATCGGGCCGGGTCCGCCGCCGATGAGATCCACACGGCCGGCCGTGCTCGCCCGGCGTCTGCGCAGGGGAAGGCGGCCGGCATCGAGCGACGCGCGGATCGCATCCCTCACCAGAACGGCGCGACGAGGGTCCGCGCCCACGGAGCTGCCCACGCCGATCACGACATCA from the Microbacterium ginsengiterrae genome contains:
- a CDS encoding formate/nitrite transporter family protein, yielding MSYVKPAELVTRMVDAGAYKLRLSARDTLIRAFMGAALLTLAAAFAVTVSTNTGQPLLGALLFPVGFVILYLFGFDLLTGVFTLGPLAVLDRRPGASVGAMFRNWGLVFVGNFGGAFMVAVLMAIYFTYGFSAEPSAVGLAIGEIGHGRTVGYADHGAAGMLTLFIRGVLCNWMVSTGVVLSMISDNVVAKIIAMWMPIMLFFYMGFEHSIVNMFLFPSGLLLGADFTIMDYLIWNEIPTVVGNLVGGLLFVALPLYVTHGRPTARRVRAGKRAATPGTQVSAAAEARTGSSATTTADTEREPVSVA
- a CDS encoding uroporphyrinogen-III synthase, whose amino-acid sequence is MTAHRVLESALVGCTIVVAADRRAGDLATALERRGAHVYRAPALTIVPNVDDRELMRRTRALIADPPDTMVVTTGVGFRGWMDAADENGLADALSGALRATQFIARGPKAHGAIQQAGFVADWVAESETAAEVGEYLRSMPMTGRRVAIQHHGAGADGLDDLITAAGADLVSLTVYRWGPPPDPRIVERSVVEAATGAVDAVLFTSAPAASEWIRAAERRASLAAIRRRARTARLLLAAVGPITAAPLRDADLRATLAERGRLGSLARCVIGFFGADGAAPALRTSFGRLSMRSGGVVIDGEFFPLSPAGTSLIGALFDAAGGVLSREEIAARAPRAGQNAHAVEMAVARVRDALGEADVVQTVVKRGYRLAVEEYV
- a CDS encoding sirohydrochlorin chelatase, whose protein sequence is MTALVACSHGTSDVAGRAAISSVIDDVRTLLPDVRVVSAVVDVEQPQIDEVLAREAVDDVVVVPVLLSVGYHTSVDISEAVGAHPRARQADPLGTHPLIADILVDRLAAALPDGWRDGDHVVLAAAGSSNPAAAQDVDLVAERLRTRVPAPVTVGFASASTPRVADAVAAARSAGARRVIAASHLLAPGFFAGLIRSAGPDVVTAPLAPDPRIARIITDRFRAMPR
- the cobA gene encoding uroporphyrinogen-III C-methyltransferase, with amino-acid sequence MTRMIGLSLIDRRVVLVGGGAVAARRLAAFLADGALVRVVAPELAPSTRALVAEHDVDWVARPFEPEDVDDAWLVHTATGDRSVDREVAAACDRKRVFCINASDGAHGSARMTAQTAAGDVVIGVGSSVGADPRRAVLVRDAIRASLDAGRLPLRRRRASTAGRVDLIGGGPGPIDLMTVRARRLLAEADVVVADRLGPTEAVMAELDPDVLVIDVGKRPGAHPVPQEEINALLVMHADAGRRVVRLKGGDPFVYGRGGEEVIACREAGVPVEVTPGASSAISVPQAAGIPVTHRGTASAVHVVNGQGDLSTVTLQSLADPQTTTVMLMGVAALPKVVGAARAHGVRDDLPVAIVENGHTPMQRTTRSTLGEVVSAAAEVGVRNPAVIVFGDVAAAELLLPSRVHAGNAES